From a single Pongo pygmaeus isolate AG05252 chromosome 12, NHGRI_mPonPyg2-v2.0_pri, whole genome shotgun sequence genomic region:
- the PELI1 gene encoding E3 ubiquitin-protein ligase pellino homolog 1 isoform X2 — protein MFQIGRSTESPIDFVVTDTVPGSQSNSDTQSVQSTISRFACRIICERNPPFTARIYAAGFDSSKNIFLGEKAAKWKTSDGQMDGLTTNGVLVMHPRNGFTEDSKPGIWREISVCGNVFSLRETRSAQQRGKMVEIETNQLQDGSLIDLCGATLLWRTAEGLSHTPTVKHLEALRQEINAARPQCPVGFNTLAFPSMKRKDVVDEKQPWVYLNCGHVHGYHNWGNKEERDGKDRECPMCRSVGPYVPLWLGCEAGFYVDAGPPTHAFSPCGHVCSEKTTAYWSQIPLPHGTHTFHAACPFCAHQLAGEQGYIRLIFQGPLD, from the exons ATGTTTCAG attGGCCGGTCGACTGAAAGCCCCATTGATTTTGTAGTAACTGACACGGTTCCTGGAAGTCAAAGTAATTCTGATACACAGTCAGTACAAAGCACTATATCAAGATTTGCCTGCAGAATCATATGTGAACGGAATCCTCCCTTTACAGCACGGATTTATGCCGCAGGATTTGACTCATCAAAAAACATCTTTCTTGGG GAGAAGGCTGCCAAATGGAAGACATCAGATGGGCAGATGGATGGCTTGACCACTAATGGTGTTCTTGTGATGCATCCACGCAATGGGTTCACAGAAGACTCCAAGCCTGGAATATGGAGAGAAATATCGGTGTGTGGAAATGTATTTAGCCTGCGTGAAACCAGATCAGCTCAGCAGAGAGGAAAAATG GTGGAAATTGAAACCAATCAGTTACAGGATGGCTCGTTAATTGACCTCTGTGGTGCAACATTGCTATGGCGTACTGCAGAAGGCCTTTCCCACACTCCTACCGTGAAGCATTTAGAAGCTTTAAGACAGGAAATCAATGCAGCACGACCTCAGTGCCCTGTAGGGTTCAACACACTAGCATTTCCTAGTATGAAGAGGAAAGATGTTGTAGATGAAAAACAACCATGGGTATATCTAAACTGCGGCCATGTACATGGCTATCATAACTGGGGAAACAAAGAAGAACGTGATGGAAAAGATCGTGAATGTCCTATGTGTAGGTCTGTCGGTCCCTATGTTCCTCTGTGGCTTGGATGTGAAGCTGGATTTTATGTGGACGCCGGCCCTCCAACCCATGCGTTTAGCCCATGTGGGCATGTGTGTTCAGAAAAGACAACTGCCTATTGGTCCCAGATCCCGCTTCCTCATGGTACTCATACTTTTCATGCAGCCTGTCCCTTTTGTGCACATCAGTTGGCTGGTGAACAAGGCTACATCAGACTTATTTTTCAAGGACCTCTAGACTAA
- the PELI1 gene encoding E3 ubiquitin-protein ligase pellino homolog 1 isoform X1, protein MFSPDQENHPSKAPVKYGELIVLGYNGSLPNGDRGRRKSRFALFKRPKANGVKPSTVHIACTPQAAKAISNKDQHSISYTLSRAQTVVVEYTHDSNTDMFQIGRSTESPIDFVVTDTVPGSQSNSDTQSVQSTISRFACRIICERNPPFTARIYAAGFDSSKNIFLGEKAAKWKTSDGQMDGLTTNGVLVMHPRNGFTEDSKPGIWREISVCGNVFSLRETRSAQQRGKMVEIETNQLQDGSLIDLCGATLLWRTAEGLSHTPTVKHLEALRQEINAARPQCPVGFNTLAFPSMKRKDVVDEKQPWVYLNCGHVHGYHNWGNKEERDGKDRECPMCRSVGPYVPLWLGCEAGFYVDAGPPTHAFSPCGHVCSEKTTAYWSQIPLPHGTHTFHAACPFCAHQLAGEQGYIRLIFQGPLD, encoded by the exons ATGTTTTCTCCTGATCAAGAAAATCATCCATCTAAAGCACCAGTAAAATATGGTGAACTCATTGTCTTAGG GTATAATGGGTCTCTCCCAAATGGCGatagaggaaggaggaaaagtaGGTTTGCTTTGTTTAAAAGACCTAAGGCAAATGGGGTGAAGCCCAGCACTGTCCATATTGCTTGTACTCCTCAGGCtgcaaag GCAATAAGCAACAAGGACCAGCATAGCATATCATATACTTTATCTCGGGCCCAGACTGTGGTGGTTGAATATACTCATGACAGCAACACCGATATGTTTCAG attGGCCGGTCGACTGAAAGCCCCATTGATTTTGTAGTAACTGACACGGTTCCTGGAAGTCAAAGTAATTCTGATACACAGTCAGTACAAAGCACTATATCAAGATTTGCCTGCAGAATCATATGTGAACGGAATCCTCCCTTTACAGCACGGATTTATGCCGCAGGATTTGACTCATCAAAAAACATCTTTCTTGGG GAGAAGGCTGCCAAATGGAAGACATCAGATGGGCAGATGGATGGCTTGACCACTAATGGTGTTCTTGTGATGCATCCACGCAATGGGTTCACAGAAGACTCCAAGCCTGGAATATGGAGAGAAATATCGGTGTGTGGAAATGTATTTAGCCTGCGTGAAACCAGATCAGCTCAGCAGAGAGGAAAAATG GTGGAAATTGAAACCAATCAGTTACAGGATGGCTCGTTAATTGACCTCTGTGGTGCAACATTGCTATGGCGTACTGCAGAAGGCCTTTCCCACACTCCTACCGTGAAGCATTTAGAAGCTTTAAGACAGGAAATCAATGCAGCACGACCTCAGTGCCCTGTAGGGTTCAACACACTAGCATTTCCTAGTATGAAGAGGAAAGATGTTGTAGATGAAAAACAACCATGGGTATATCTAAACTGCGGCCATGTACATGGCTATCATAACTGGGGAAACAAAGAAGAACGTGATGGAAAAGATCGTGAATGTCCTATGTGTAGGTCTGTCGGTCCCTATGTTCCTCTGTGGCTTGGATGTGAAGCTGGATTTTATGTGGACGCCGGCCCTCCAACCCATGCGTTTAGCCCATGTGGGCATGTGTGTTCAGAAAAGACAACTGCCTATTGGTCCCAGATCCCGCTTCCTCATGGTACTCATACTTTTCATGCAGCCTGTCCCTTTTGTGCACATCAGTTGGCTGGTGAACAAGGCTACATCAGACTTATTTTTCAAGGACCTCTAGACTAA